From Canis lupus baileyi chromosome 16, mCanLup2.hap1, whole genome shotgun sequence:
ttctcccattctgttggttgccttttagttttggttgattatttcctctgctgtgcagaggctttttgtcttgatgaagtcctagtggttcatttttgcttttgtttcccttgcctctggagatgtgtctagcaagaagttgctacagccaaggtcaaagaggttgctgcctgtgctcttctctaggattttttaaaaagattttatttatttattcatgagagacacacagagagaggcagagacatagacagagggagatgcaggctccctttgaggagcctgatgcacggactcgatcccagtctctgggatcacaccgtaaatcaaaggcatacactcaaccactgggccacccagctgccctcctctaagattttgatggttggttttctgtctcacatttaggtctttcattcattttgaatttatttttgtgtatggtgagagagagtggtccagtttcagtcTTCTGCATGTTGTGTTCCTTCCTTTCATGCTAGTTATCACAATTTTTatgaatctatttatttattagcatttatttatttattatctatttattagcATAATGTCTGCTCCCCCAAATACCTGTAAGCTTCATGAGAGTAGAAACCACACTTGTTTTGTTTACTACTGGATGTCCAACACCCAGTAGAGTGCCTAATGTACAGAATATCTTTAAGAATTTCTTtagatccagggatccctgggtggcgcagcggtttggcgcctgcctttggcccagggcgcgatcctggagacccgggatcgaatcccacatcgggctcccggtgcatggagcctgcttctccctctgcctgtgtctctgcctctctctctctctctgtgactatcatgaataaataaataaaatcttaaaaaaaaaaaaaaaaagaatttctttagaTCCAATAATTAAATGAATGGATGGGAGATATTACATCATGTTCTCATCTCTTACCCTCAGCATTATTTCTACATTAAGTCAGTTACTAAATCATTAATCCTTCAATCAATCTCTAAAATATGCCTCTATTATCACTTCCACTGATTTAGTTCAGGTCATCATCATTTCCTACCTGGGCCTTTGCAGTAACTTTCTAAATAGTCCTCTTGTCCCTAGTTTTGCCCCTCTCTAACTATCTTCCACAATGCaaccagagtgatctttctaaaacaccAATCTTATCATGTCAAGTCTCTACTTAACAATCCTTTGAAGCTTCCTATAACCTGCAAGATAAAGACCAAATTCCTCATACAAAATGACTTGGGTTCTTATCTGTTTCTAGCTTCATATCCCAACTACTCTTCACTTCTAACTTTAAGCTCTAATTCTTTCCTCTTGTTATTCCCTTGACCTGAAAAGCTAACCATTTTGTTCACTTCATCAACTCTAATATCCCACAGTGCCCTGTGTTCTATCACAATTTATCATGTTGACTGCCAGTGTATATGTCTGCCTCTGCCAATGCAATGAAAGCTTCTTCAGGGCATGAAACTGTGTTTGTCATATTTCTATCATCCTTATATAGTCTTTTTCAATCTGCAAGTTGTAATCCATTATTTTGGTCATTCATCAAATTAGTTTTTTATAACtagtatggatttttttaatgacatagaagagaaaatatcagATTGCATCACATGTAGTAAGAGTTAATTTTTtgtgtgaaatatttttagatgtacatatataatatataaaatatgtataaataaatgtttatattggGTCCCTGTgtacaatgtatttatttctgtaaaattgtGATAAGAATTTAGTTTTCGAGCAACACTACTTTAGTATCTTGAACATAGTGGATGCTAAATGAATGTATCTGcctcaaattcttttttgaaTGAGGTAGAAGGCAAAACAAGTGTATTTGAATAAATCTATTTGCATGAAGGATGACAtgaagaagacataacaatcttAAATGTTTACACATCTACTAACAGagctccaaaatacataaaacaaaatttgataaaattgaaagaagaaataaacaaatgcaatatttatttatttattttttcaaatgcaatatttaaaagaaggtttcagggggcacctgggtggctcagtccacggtaactctgactcttggttttgggtcaggttgtgatttcaTAGGTCATGGGACTGAGTCACACATTGGgatctgcactcagcggggagtctgtttgaagattctctctttccacccctccccccactcacacacatgcaatctttctctctctctaaaatagatgaatacatctttaaaagagagagtgagagattccagaggtacctgggtagctcaatcgattaagtgtctgacactgatctcagctcaggttttgatattggggttgtgagttcaggttCTGCATTGGGCCTGCATAGAGCCaactgagataaataaataaataaatttttaagaaggaGATTTCAAAACCCCCCTCTCAATCATAGCGAGAACAactagagagaaaatgagtacagGCATACAACTTGAATCATCAATGACCTTGTACATTCTGACCAACAGCAGGATGAACACTTATCAAGAACTCATGGGACATTTACCAAGATAAACCATATTCTAGGCCATAGAACAAATCTTAATACAGTTAAAATGATGTATGTCCTGTTAAGTATGTTTTATGACCCCAATTCAATTTAATTAGAAATCaaggtcagcccaggtggctcagcggtttagtgccgccttcagcccaggcgtgatcctggagacccaggatcgagtcccagtcgggctccctgcatggagcctgcttctccctctgcctgtgtctctgtctctgtctgtctctctctctctctctgtgtctctcatgaataaataaataagatcttaaaaaaataattagaaatcaataacagaaatacTTAAATCCCCAGATATTTGGTAACTAAataatatacttctaaataatgcatttggaaagaagaaatcagaaaaattgaaaagtatTTTGACTAGAGAGAATTTTTAGTACCAATAGcttgtattagaaaagaagaaagatcttaaGTAATTGACCTCAACATACACCTTAAGATActagaaaaaaaagtagattaaacccaaagtaagtagaaaacaagaaataatacataatagaatagaaatcaacaaaaccaaagaaagcaaTAGAGAGCCCCGCAGCCATGGCCGCAGCTGCCGTTGGCTGCCTTGGGGCGCCCCTGTCCCCAGACGAATTGCTTCCGAAAGGCGATGCCGAGAGGACCaaagaggagctggaggaggaagacGACGAGGAGCTAGATGAGACCCTGTCGGAGAGACTGTGGGGTCTGACGGAGATGTTCCCAGAGAGGGTCCTGTCCGCGGCTGGAGCCACTTTTGATCTCTCCCTCTTTGTGGCTCAAAAAATGTACAGGTTTTCCAGGGCAGCCTTGTGGATTGGGACCACTTCCTTCATGATCCTGGTTCTTCCTGTTGTCTTTGAGACTGAGAAGTTGCAAATGGAGCAGCAGCAACTGCAGCAGAGGTGGATACTTTTAGGGCCTAACACAGGGCTCTCAGGAGGAATGCCAGGGGCTCTACCTTCACTTCCTGGAAAAATCTAGATTGCTACTGCTACTTGACTTGTCTTGGGACAAGTTTGAAAATTCAATAGTGTTTGAACTGCTGAttatttggattcctttttatttttatttttttaaactttgtcaCATTGATTTATCTAAACCTGGTGGGGAGAATTCTCCCCAGTGTCTCACAGAGACTCCTAACTTGCAACTGTGCCCTCCACGCTGTCCCATTTCTTCTGTTCTCACTCTTGCACTCATAGCAAGAGTGCAGCAATGCAGACGGTTACTCCAGCTCTGGCCTTCCAACCCCTTTCTCACTAAATCACTTATGACCGGAGGATCTCACTATCCCATTGTGGCATAGGAATTGATGCCACTGGGAAGGAGGTACCCCTCaccatttttgttttaagcatGGAGATGTTGGGGAGGGACATGCATACAATATGAAACACATAATACATTACAGCCGTAGTGTAAAGCAGCCACTGTGAATTTCTATGTTGGAAAGGAGGGAGCAGCTTCAACCACAGGATGGGGACTGTGGAGGACAGAGCAGCAGCTcatttcctctgcccattttggCTATGAGAGACCTGTCTAAAAAAAGTGCTCactttttgtatttaaatattaaaaattattccaatgtggaaaaaaaaagaaagcaatagagaaaatcaataatatCAAAAGCTGGTATTATATGAATGTCAATATAATTGATAAACTTCTAACTACACTAATcaggaaaaaacagagagaagacaCGAATTGctaatatcaggaataaaagagAGCACATTACTATAGATTCTGTGTAtactgaaaggaaatattttaattttatgtccatAAATTTGGAAGCTTAaattaattgggaaaaaaaatcccttgaatCAACCTACTAAAACTcagtcaagaagaaatagataatctgtgtacctctgtatctattgaaattgAAACTGTTAAAAACAATCTTACAAAGAAAACTCCATTGTAAATCTTACCGAACACTTAAGGAATAAATAATATCAATTCTATACAAACTTCCAGAAAAGTGAAGAGTGCAGAATATCTCTCAACCATTCTGAGTTTGGCATTACCTTGACACCAAAGCCATCAAAGATATTATgagaaaggaaaactatagaTTAATATTCCTCACAgacatatatgtaaaaattataaataaaattttagccaATCAAATTCATcaatatatgaaaagaataatacatGACAGTAAAGGAGGGtatatcccaggaatgcaaggtaagttatcattaaaaaataaatcagtttaacaaactaaaaaagaagaaccatatgattcaTCTGACAGATACAGAAAATGCATTGGGCAAAATCCCAGCAAACATTcctaataaaaactctcagcaaatggGAATACAAGAAATTTCTTCAGGacacctctgtggctcagtcggttaaacatctgccttcagctcagatcatgatcccaggatactgagccccacatggaacCCCACATGATACCTGGCATgggactcagtggggagtctgcttctccctctgctcatactctcccccactctctctcaaataaataaaatctctttaaaaaagaaaatttcttcaaCTTATTAAAAGGCATTTACAAAAAATCCACATCCAACATCAAACTTAATGGTGAAATGACTGAATGCTTTCTCCCTAGACTCAATAACAAGACAAGTTTGTTTCCTCTCAC
This genomic window contains:
- the LOC140607471 gene encoding mitochondrial import receptor subunit TOM22 homolog, with translation MAAAAVGCLGAPLSPDELLPKGDAERTKEELEEEDDEELDETLSERLWGLTEMFPERVLSAAGATFDLSLFVAQKMYRFSRAALWIGTTSFMILVLPVVFETEKLQMEQQQLQQRWILLGPNTGLSGGMPGALPSLPGKI